A genomic stretch from Aedes albopictus strain Foshan chromosome 2, AalbF5, whole genome shotgun sequence includes:
- the LOC109432777 gene encoding protein phosphatase 1B, whose amino-acid sequence MGAFLEKPMTAKHNEHGEGNGLRYGVGSMQGWRCEMEDAHYAKTGLGEGLDDWNYFAVFDGHAGHKVADHCAKNLLQSIVRTQEFSNNDITKGIHAGFLKLDESMRDIPELASGADKSGTTAVCAFISSQNIYVANCGDSRAILCRNCAPIFSTQDHKPILPGEKQRIQNAGGSVMIQRVNGSLAVSRALGDYDFKNAKELGQCEQLVSPEPEIFCQDRDPADEFLVLACDGVWDVMSNANLCQYVHSRMQISESLEDIANQVIDTCLHKGSRDNMSIIIIAFPGAPVPNEEAIKKDEKLEAALHKRVEQMIAEMGTNVEYAMILKRLSEEHIPDLPPGGGLEAKCSYVSKVFKELCPKLADTCEIDAVNHPNNDAEALIPEFFEELN is encoded by the coding sequence ATGGGTGCGTTTCTGGAGAAACCGATGACGGCGAAGCACAACGAGCATGGCGAAGGCAACGGGCTCCGGTACGGGGTAGGATCGATGCAGGGCTGGCGCTGCGAGATGGAAGATGCACACTACGCCAAAACCGGACTAGGGGAAGGGCTGGATGATTGGAACTACTTTGCGGTGTTCGATGGTCACGCGGGACACAAGGTGGCCGATCATTGTGCGAAGAATCTACTGCAGTCGATCGTCCGGACACAGGAATTCAGCAATAACGATATAACAAAAGGTATTCACGCTGGGTTCCTCAAGCTGGATGAATCCATGCGGGACATTCCGGAGTTGGCATCCGGAGCGGACAAATCCGGAACCACCGCGGTGTGTGCGTTCATTTCCAGCCAGAATATCTACGTAGCAAATTGTGGAGACTCGAGGGCAATCCTGTGTCGTAACTGTGCACCGATATTCTCCACTCAGGATCACAAACCGATCCTTCCGGGGGAAAAGCAGCGAATCCAGAACGCCGGCGGATCCGTTATGATCCAAAGGGTAAACGGGAGCCTGGCGGTGTCCCGGGCGCTAGGAGATTACGACTTCAAAAACGCCAAGGAGTTGGGCCAGTGTGAACAGTTGGTGTCGCCGGAACCGGAAATTTTCTGCCAAGACCGGGATCCGGCCGATGAGTTCCTGGTGCTGGCCTGCGACGGCGTGTGGGACGTGATGAGCAACGCCAACCTGTGCCAGTACGTGCACAGCCGAATGCAGATCTCCGAGAGCCTCGAGGACATTGCCAACCAGGTCATCGATACCTGCCTCCACAAGGGAAGTCGCGACAATATGAGCATAATCATCATTGCATTCCCCGGCGCCCCGGTCCCGAACGAGGAAGCCATCAAAAAAGATGAGAAGCTGGAAGCGGCGCTGCACAAGCGGGTCGAGCAAATGATCGCCGAGATGGGTACGAACGTGGAGTACGCTATGATTTTGAAGCGGTTGAGCGAGGAACACATTCCGGACCTGCCGCCGGGCGGAGGGCTCGAGGCCAAGTGTTCCTACGTGTCCAAGGTGTTCAAGGAGCTGTGCCCGAAACTGGCCGACACTTGCGAG